A genomic window from Candidatus Kouleothrix ribensis includes:
- a CDS encoding class I SAM-dependent methyltransferase, with translation MLEQILDRVSEQPQAWNMLRRVVENGFRGERAVIERELAPWRDVGQREFLDFGCGTGEFAPAFPPTYYTGVDLARYYVQYAGRHYPGRFAVASGAAIGLSGEHFDAALVLGVFHHMPDALVRASVAELHRVLKPGATLLVMEDTPPPDPWNVAGHLMHWLDRGGYIRTNQEYRALLAPQFSVRHNYAMRSGICDYEVYVLDRSV, from the coding sequence ATGCTCGAGCAGATCCTCGATCGCGTATCCGAACAGCCACAGGCCTGGAATATGCTACGGCGCGTCGTTGAAAACGGCTTTCGCGGCGAGAGGGCAGTGATCGAGCGCGAGCTGGCGCCCTGGCGCGATGTCGGGCAGCGCGAGTTCCTCGACTTCGGCTGCGGCACGGGCGAGTTTGCCCCGGCCTTCCCGCCGACCTATTATACTGGCGTCGACCTGGCGCGCTACTACGTGCAATATGCCGGGAGGCACTACCCTGGGCGGTTCGCGGTGGCCAGCGGCGCCGCGATCGGGCTTAGCGGCGAACACTTCGACGCCGCGCTGGTGCTGGGCGTATTCCACCATATGCCCGACGCGCTAGTGCGCGCCAGCGTAGCCGAGCTGCACCGTGTGCTCAAGCCAGGCGCGACGCTGCTGGTGATGGAAGACACGCCACCGCCCGACCCGTGGAATGTGGCCGGGCACCTGATGCACTGGCTCGACCGCGGCGGCTACATCCGCACCAATCAGGAGTACCGGGCACTGCTGGCACCGCAGTTCAGCGTGCGCCACAACTATGCCATGCGCAGCGGCATCTGCGATTACGAGGTCTATGTGCTCGACCGCAGCGTCTGA
- a CDS encoding glycosyltransferase: protein MLTSSYPKYPGETTAPFIEEIAAGLVRRGHTVHVVAPFHRDVRRAPVERGVHLHFFRYSPVRALNVWGYAESLQADVGLRGAVLAAAPLALGAGTLALWRLTGQQQPATSTVLPACSFDLIHAHWVIPNGAPAALVAWLRGLPLVVSMHGSDVYLAERAAPLSLAAAATYRAAAAITACSGDLQQRALRLGAPADRVAVIPYGVDAGAFQPDPQAAASVRAELGLPPATPLIVTMSRLVYKKGLGYLLEAMPAILAEHPGAVLVIGGYGDLRAELERRARELGLAANVRFPGQIERERAARYIGAADVYAVPSIRDQGGNLDGLPNALLEGMAAARPIVASRVAGIPDVIADGVHGLLVPERDPAALAVAVSRLLADRALAGQLGAAARRRVGQELTWDQTAARFERSYQLALGFKS from the coding sequence ATGCTCACCTCGTCGTACCCGAAGTACCCTGGTGAGACCACCGCGCCCTTCATCGAGGAGATTGCCGCCGGACTAGTGCGCCGCGGCCACACTGTGCATGTGGTCGCGCCATTTCACCGCGACGTGCGGCGCGCGCCGGTTGAGCGTGGCGTACACCTGCACTTCTTCCGCTATAGCCCCGTGCGCGCGCTTAACGTCTGGGGCTATGCCGAGTCGTTGCAGGCCGACGTGGGGCTGCGCGGCGCGGTGCTGGCCGCCGCGCCATTGGCGCTCGGCGCGGGCACGCTGGCGCTGTGGCGCCTGACTGGCCAGCAACAACCAGCGACCAGTACCGTTTTGCCGGCCTGCTCTTTCGACCTCATCCACGCTCACTGGGTCATACCCAACGGTGCGCCGGCCGCGCTGGTGGCCTGGCTGCGCGGGCTGCCGCTGGTGGTGAGCATGCATGGCTCCGATGTGTACCTGGCCGAGCGGGCCGCGCCGCTGTCGCTGGCCGCCGCCGCAACCTATCGCGCCGCCGCCGCGATCACCGCCTGTAGCGGCGACCTGCAGCAGCGCGCGCTGCGCCTGGGCGCGCCGGCCGATCGGGTCGCGGTGATCCCGTATGGCGTCGATGCCGGCGCGTTCCAGCCCGACCCGCAGGCGGCCGCGAGTGTGCGCGCCGAGCTGGGCCTGCCGCCGGCTACGCCGCTGATCGTCACGATGAGCCGGCTGGTGTATAAGAAAGGCCTGGGCTACCTGCTCGAGGCCATGCCGGCAATTCTGGCCGAGCACCCCGGCGCGGTGCTGGTGATCGGCGGCTATGGCGACCTGCGGGCCGAGCTGGAGCGCCGCGCGCGCGAGCTGGGCCTGGCCGCGAACGTGCGCTTCCCCGGCCAGATCGAGCGTGAGCGCGCGGCCCGCTACATTGGCGCGGCCGATGTGTATGCCGTGCCGTCGATCCGCGACCAGGGCGGCAATCTCGATGGCCTGCCCAACGCGCTGCTCGAAGGCATGGCCGCCGCCCGGCCGATCGTCGCCTCGCGCGTGGCCGGTATCCCCGACGTGATCGCGGATGGCGTACACGGCCTGCTGGTGCCCGAGCGCGACCCGGCCGCACTCGCCGTGGCGGTAAGCCGCCTGCTGGCCGACCGCGCGCTGGCCGGGCAGCTGGGCGCGGCGGCGCGCCGGCGCGTCGGCCAGGAGCTGACCTGGGATCAGACTGCCGCGCGCTTTGAGCGATCCTACCAGCTGGCGCTCGGCTTCAAATCATAA
- a CDS encoding class I SAM-dependent methyltransferase yields MERTEYAVMAAVEGRHWWYGGMRAIAAALLDEVYAGRRDLQVLDAGCGTGGNALFLRRYGNVAGIDLAAEALEPGGPRLPGVLARASVLELPFASGSFDLVTSFDVLYHRAVPDERQALAEARRVLRPGGRLLIRLPAYEFLRSKHDRAVHTRRRYTSTAALALIASGGLIVERCSYINSLLFPLPLAQRLLERALPMLEQGQSDLALPAPPVNELLRWPLAGEAAWLARGGTFPIGLSILIRARRAS; encoded by the coding sequence ATGGAACGCACGGAATACGCGGTGATGGCAGCGGTCGAGGGCCGGCACTGGTGGTATGGCGGGATGCGCGCGATTGCGGCCGCGCTGCTCGACGAGGTCTATGCCGGGCGGCGCGACCTACAGGTGCTCGACGCGGGCTGTGGCACCGGCGGCAACGCGCTGTTCTTGCGGCGCTACGGCAATGTAGCCGGGATCGACCTGGCGGCCGAGGCGCTCGAGCCAGGTGGGCCACGGCTCCCCGGCGTGCTGGCACGCGCATCGGTGCTCGAGCTACCGTTCGCGAGCGGCAGCTTCGACCTGGTGACCTCATTCGATGTGCTGTACCACCGCGCGGTGCCCGACGAGCGGCAGGCGCTGGCTGAGGCGCGGCGCGTGCTGCGGCCGGGCGGGCGGCTGCTGATCCGGCTACCGGCCTACGAGTTCCTGCGCAGCAAGCACGACCGGGCGGTACACACACGCCGGCGCTATACTAGCACCGCCGCGCTCGCGCTGATCGCCTCGGGCGGGCTGATCGTCGAGCGCTGCTCGTACATCAATAGCCTGCTCTTCCCGCTGCCGCTGGCACAGCGCCTGCTCGAGCGCGCGCTGCCCATGCTCGAGCAGGGCCAATCCGATCTGGCGCTGCCGGCGCCGCCGGTAAATGAGCTACTGCGCTGGCCGCTCGCCGGCGAAGCGGCCTGGCTGGCGCGCGGCGGCACATTTCCCATCGGGCTCTCGATTCTGATACGCGCGCGCCGCGCATCCTGA
- a CDS encoding glycosyltransferase family 39 protein gives MLILMLALLAALLAYQAPAESTIPIGWLGDRLFLRASQGLGQADASTFYSDEITGNQGDRSRWTRQDAEISLPGLGAGGDLLVTLRVQGWPPDAAGQVGQPIVDLFANDVALGRFKPTEQWAEYTFRVPARVDARDQLTLRLHTSATFTGADRRPKGIRIDALHLHAADSALAFGIPAARPVLLLVLCGALCLLAFVVLLGRPTPAFVLATLVISGAAITLALARVWAAALLPWLVAGLLLLLAFAQRRALLALLARLLHRYARGAALNYGLTALVAAWLAYVAARASATLKPPGLHSISDNFPDSLLFGLLGMGLLLLILVRGRAGLPRLADAIVRLIGSRRGATALLALACVIWIGYEAAVIAQLPYVGHADYADNAVVARNLVRGRGWVVDYVTQFYELRSGVTRAQETWPLLQPVWIAPFFWLLGASDWVAKLPNLVFMSLLVLMIFAAGARIWDRRVGLTAALIILTNYLFFRLVIYTTSDLAFVVFAFGAIYALYRAQPESQAPGTENRAWSGSWRLVLGSSVLTGLMMVQKPSGALIALGMGLWLLGQAGRRGWPAAGPGQAAQQVLRAFAPVLLWGLVALAILSPYIVRNYALFGKPFYSTESHDAWVLGYGDWEDIYKVYTTQDGLSVEGVPDRSWVLRWGFDVTLLKLATQARAVRNYLLPPWLDQSRALSDPESQKKALLFGLGAWLALLGMLGALRSRRRLLALLSLAFGPYTLFLVGYWHADEERYFLMIMPWLALLAGYALWRGYDRVAAIGDRRWAPAGLTLALTVLFLIGQPSWPYNAKKVREEPALYQADTDAYRWLRDNTAPADVAMTRLPWQLNWVSQRPALMVPNTADRAVFLALARHYHVRYLVRDTFAQPSAAARELIDGLIEDDELGFELVYETPPYPAIVEGTPADLVTRVYRLPADYGGVAASRP, from the coding sequence GTGCTGATCCTCATGCTGGCGCTGTTGGCCGCCCTGCTGGCCTACCAGGCGCCGGCCGAATCCACCATCCCGATCGGCTGGCTGGGCGACCGGCTATTTCTGCGGGCCAGCCAGGGGTTGGGCCAGGCCGACGCGAGCACCTTCTATAGCGACGAGATCACCGGCAACCAGGGCGATCGGAGCCGCTGGACGCGCCAGGACGCCGAGATTAGCCTGCCCGGCCTGGGCGCAGGCGGCGACCTGCTGGTCACACTGCGCGTGCAGGGTTGGCCACCCGATGCCGCCGGCCAGGTGGGCCAGCCGATCGTCGATTTGTTCGCAAATGACGTGGCTTTAGGGCGCTTCAAGCCGACCGAGCAATGGGCCGAATATACCTTTCGGGTGCCTGCGCGGGTTGATGCGCGCGACCAGCTGACGCTGCGCTTGCACACCTCGGCTACCTTCACCGGGGCCGACCGGCGGCCGAAGGGGATTCGCATTGATGCGCTGCACCTGCACGCTGCCGATAGTGCCCTGGCGTTCGGCATCCCGGCAGCCCGGCCGGTGCTGCTGCTGGTGCTGTGTGGCGCGCTATGCCTGCTGGCGTTCGTGGTGCTGCTAGGCCGGCCGACTCCGGCGTTTGTGCTGGCCACACTGGTGATCAGTGGCGCGGCGATTACGCTGGCGCTGGCGCGGGTGTGGGCCGCCGCGCTGCTGCCGTGGCTGGTGGCCGGCCTGCTATTGCTGCTGGCCTTCGCACAGCGCCGCGCGCTGCTGGCGCTGCTGGCCCGCTTGCTGCATCGCTACGCGCGTGGCGCCGCGCTCAACTATGGGCTGACGGCGCTGGTAGCCGCCTGGCTGGCCTACGTGGCCGCGCGCGCCAGCGCTACGCTCAAGCCGCCCGGCCTGCATAGCATTAGCGATAATTTCCCCGACTCGCTGCTATTCGGCCTGCTGGGCATGGGCCTGCTACTGCTGATCCTGGTGCGCGGGCGGGCCGGGCTACCGCGCCTGGCCGATGCGATCGTGCGGCTGATCGGCTCGCGGCGTGGCGCGACCGCGCTGCTGGCACTGGCCTGCGTGATCTGGATCGGCTACGAGGCTGCGGTCATCGCGCAGCTGCCGTACGTTGGGCATGCCGACTACGCCGACAACGCAGTGGTGGCGCGCAACCTGGTGCGCGGGCGCGGCTGGGTGGTCGATTACGTCACACAGTTCTACGAGCTGCGCAGCGGCGTGACGCGCGCGCAAGAGACCTGGCCGCTGCTGCAGCCGGTGTGGATTGCGCCATTCTTCTGGCTGCTCGGCGCCAGCGATTGGGTCGCCAAACTGCCGAACCTGGTGTTCATGAGCCTGCTCGTGCTCATGATCTTCGCGGCCGGCGCGCGGATCTGGGATCGCCGGGTCGGCCTGACCGCCGCGCTGATCATTCTGACCAACTACCTGTTCTTCCGGCTGGTGATCTATACCACCAGCGACCTGGCGTTCGTGGTGTTCGCGTTTGGGGCGATTTACGCACTCTATCGCGCACAACCCGAGAGCCAAGCGCCAGGAACCGAGAACCGCGCATGGTCTGGCTCATGGCGCCTGGTTCTTGGTTCCAGTGTTTTGACCGGCCTGATGATGGTGCAGAAGCCGAGTGGCGCGCTGATCGCACTGGGCATGGGGCTGTGGCTGCTGGGCCAGGCCGGCCGGCGCGGCTGGCCGGCGGCTGGGCCGGGCCAGGCCGCGCAGCAGGTGCTGCGCGCATTCGCCCCGGTGCTGCTGTGGGGGCTGGTCGCGCTGGCGATTCTGTCGCCCTACATCGTGCGGAACTACGCGCTGTTCGGCAAACCGTTCTACTCGACCGAGAGCCACGATGCGTGGGTGCTGGGCTATGGCGACTGGGAAGATATCTACAAGGTCTACACCACCCAGGATGGTCTGAGCGTCGAAGGGGTGCCCGATCGCAGCTGGGTGCTACGCTGGGGCTTCGACGTGACGCTGCTGAAGCTGGCGACCCAGGCCCGCGCGGTGCGCAACTACCTGCTACCACCATGGCTCGACCAGTCGCGCGCGCTGAGCGACCCCGAAAGCCAGAAGAAGGCCTTGCTGTTTGGGTTAGGCGCCTGGCTGGCGTTGCTGGGCATGCTCGGCGCGCTGCGCTCGCGGCGGCGCCTGCTGGCGCTGTTGTCGTTGGCATTCGGGCCGTACACCCTGTTCCTGGTTGGCTACTGGCATGCCGACGAAGAGCGCTACTTCCTGATGATCATGCCATGGCTGGCACTGCTGGCCGGCTACGCGCTCTGGCGTGGCTACGACCGCGTGGCGGCGATTGGCGACAGGCGCTGGGCGCCGGCCGGGTTGACACTGGCACTCACCGTGCTGTTCCTGATCGGCCAGCCTTCGTGGCCATATAACGCCAAGAAAGTGCGCGAGGAGCCGGCGCTGTACCAGGCCGACACCGACGCCTATCGCTGGTTGCGCGACAACACTGCGCCCGCCGATGTGGCCATGACCCGGCTACCCTGGCAGCTCAACTGGGTAAGCCAGCGCCCGGCGCTGATGGTGCCGAATACCGCCGACCGCGCGGTGTTTCTCGCGCTGGCGCGGCACTATCACGTACGCTACCTCGTGCGCGACACCTTTGCCCAGCCGAGCGCAGCCGCGCGCGAGCTGATTGATGGCCTGATCGAAGACGACGAGCTGGGCTTCGAGCTGGTGTACGAGACGCCGCCTTATCCGGCGATCGTCGAGGGCACGCCGGCCGATCTGGTGACGCGAGTGTATCGCCTGCCGGCCGACTATGGTGGCGTGGCGGCGAGCCGACCGTAG
- a CDS encoding LysM peptidoglycan-binding domain-containing protein translates to MQRNSIIVVCALAALIAIAAGYIVAGTSSSSPITAAQPGTATPAGASVPTNAPTVPPAPTAVPATSVPAATSPAEPTAVPTAPAPTAEPTAAASQGGFVEYTVQRGDELLALANKFGVTVKEIIANNEIANPDSLRVGQVLRIPKK, encoded by the coding sequence ATGCAGCGAAACAGTATTATTGTGGTGTGTGCGCTTGCTGCTCTGATCGCAATTGCAGCCGGCTATATTGTCGCCGGCACATCGTCGTCGTCGCCAATCACGGCGGCGCAGCCCGGCACAGCTACCCCTGCCGGTGCAAGTGTGCCGACGAATGCCCCCACCGTGCCGCCCGCGCCAACCGCTGTGCCGGCCACCAGTGTGCCGGCGGCTACCTCGCCGGCCGAACCCACGGCCGTGCCTACCGCCCCTGCGCCGACGGCCGAGCCAACTGCCGCCGCGAGCCAGGGCGGCTTCGTTGAGTACACAGTTCAGCGCGGCGACGAACTGCTGGCGCTGGCTAACAAGTTTGGTGTGACGGTCAAAGAGATCATCGCCAATAACGAGATCGCCAACCCCGACAGCTTGCGAGTTGGCCAGGTGCTCCGCATTCCAAAGAAATAA
- a CDS encoding response regulator transcription factor, with amino-acid sequence MLSVVLADDHPVLRQGLRSLLEHEFGYAVVGEAADGPAAIELVVQLVPDVLVVDIMMPGMSGLEVIRQVHERTPQTRVVVLSMHADAVYVREALRAGAAGYVLKEAHASEFVQAVREVAHGRHYISRALTENLTESQIAQVGAYIDDPYDLLTDSERAVLKLAAQGHTSIMIAEALAFSPRTVETYRANLLHKLDLRNQTELVRYAIRRGIIPLE; translated from the coding sequence ATGCTATCGGTTGTACTGGCCGACGACCACCCGGTGCTGAGGCAAGGGCTGCGCAGCCTGCTGGAGCATGAATTCGGCTACGCAGTGGTTGGCGAGGCCGCCGATGGGCCGGCGGCGATCGAGCTGGTGGTACAGCTGGTGCCCGATGTGCTGGTGGTCGATATCATGATGCCGGGCATGAGCGGCCTCGAGGTGATCCGCCAGGTACATGAGCGCACCCCGCAGACCCGCGTGGTGGTGCTTTCGATGCATGCCGATGCAGTGTATGTGCGCGAGGCGCTGCGGGCCGGCGCGGCAGGGTATGTGCTCAAAGAAGCCCACGCTTCCGAGTTTGTGCAGGCCGTGCGCGAGGTGGCGCACGGCCGCCACTACATCAGCCGGGCGCTAACCGAGAATCTGACCGAGAGTCAGATCGCGCAGGTAGGCGCTTATATCGACGACCCCTACGATCTGCTCACGGATAGCGAGCGGGCCGTGCTCAAGCTCGCGGCGCAAGGGCATACCTCGATCATGATCGCCGAGGCCCTCGCGTTCAGCCCACGTACCGTCGAGACGTACCGCGCCAATCTGTTGCATAAGCTCGATCTGCGTAATCAGACCGAGCTGGTGCGCTACGCCATCCGGCGCGGGATCATTCCGCTCGAGTAA
- a CDS encoding DUF507 family protein, which translates to MKLSPDKVERLAANLVDKLAEIDGVLFKGDDGQLRLAAQQVITDELMVEEQLDAEIHKMLQAYKYEITMGRMNYDELFKKTKQRMVKERKLTL; encoded by the coding sequence ATGAAACTATCACCCGATAAGGTCGAGCGGCTGGCGGCCAACCTGGTCGACAAGCTGGCCGAGATTGATGGGGTGCTGTTCAAGGGCGACGACGGGCAGCTGCGCCTGGCCGCCCAGCAGGTTATCACCGACGAGCTGATGGTCGAAGAGCAGCTCGACGCCGAGATCCACAAGATGCTGCAGGCCTACAAATACGAGATCACTATGGGCCGTATGAACTACGACGAGCTGTTCAAGAAGACCAAGCAGCGCATGGTCAAAGAGCGTAAGCTGACGCTGTAG
- a CDS encoding glycosyltransferase has product MFVFTIHESRFTIYHVSSPSLDPPSTVDLRPAGWGWRSWRAVRTALAATRPDLLHIEYQTGAYGMHPAINLLPWRLRQSQHRPRVVVTAHDLLLPYLLPKAGALRRWVTRRLLRAADAVIVTNAADIAAAAGYCGPASQPVLIPIGSNIAVAPAARVCARGLAHAARRR; this is encoded by the coding sequence GTGTTCGTCTTTACGATTCACGAATCACGCTTCACCATCTATCATGTCAGTTCGCCCAGCCTCGATCCGCCATCTACGGTTGATCTGCGGCCAGCTGGCTGGGGCTGGCGCAGCTGGCGCGCGGTGCGCACCGCGCTGGCCGCCACCCGGCCCGACCTGCTCCACATCGAGTATCAAACCGGCGCCTACGGCATGCACCCGGCGATCAACCTGCTGCCCTGGCGCTTGCGGCAGTCCCAACACCGGCCGCGCGTGGTCGTCACGGCGCACGATCTGCTGCTGCCATACCTGCTGCCCAAAGCCGGCGCGCTACGCCGGTGGGTGACGCGGCGGCTGCTGCGCGCCGCCGACGCCGTGATCGTCACGAACGCCGCCGATATAGCCGCTGCAGCCGGGTACTGCGGGCCAGCCAGCCAGCCAGTGCTCATCCCGATCGGCAGCAACATCGCCGTCGCCCCCGCCGCCAGAGTATGCGCGCGAGGCCTGGCGCACGCGGCCAGGCGCCGATAG
- a CDS encoding glycosyltransferase, whose translation MAYFGLISRTKGLETLIDALGRLPSTVRLLLIGGAATTAEDRAYAAAIERQIAERGLGTRVQRTGHCAPAEVSAYLLAADIAALPFSDGASFRRGSLLAALAHGLPVITTAPAGARCQRAGPARRRREYVAGAGRRCTKPGPGDRPAPA comes from the coding sequence GTGGCCTACTTCGGCCTGATCTCGCGCACCAAGGGGCTAGAAACGCTAATCGACGCGCTGGGCAGGCTGCCCAGCACGGTGCGGCTGCTGCTGATCGGCGGGGCCGCGACCACGGCCGAAGATCGCGCGTACGCTGCCGCGATCGAGCGCCAGATCGCCGAACGCGGGCTAGGCACGCGGGTACAGCGCACCGGCCACTGCGCGCCGGCCGAGGTGTCGGCCTACCTGCTTGCAGCCGACATCGCCGCGCTGCCGTTCAGCGATGGCGCCTCATTTCGGCGTGGCAGCCTGCTGGCCGCGCTGGCGCACGGCCTGCCGGTGATCACCACAGCGCCGGCCGGCGCACGCTGCCAGCGCGCCGGCCCGGCTCGGCGACGGCGCGAATATGTTGCTGGTGCCGGCCGGCGATGCACCAAGCCTGGCCCAGGCGATCGGCCGGCTCCAGCGTGA
- a CDS encoding PAS domain S-box protein codes for MPLIGSFITVAGLVPIAGMESLDLTPITFAIANPILAWGVFRYRLLNLAPVARHRVVEQMADGVIVLDRNGRIADINPAACTTLKVAPGVLIGQPTEQVFADWAELIVRYRDVESVREELTVAYQGVSHYIDLQISPLTDRRSRVTGRLIVWHDITERKRAELELVRQTLQLERQTLALQQAKDAAEAASRAKSAFLSSMSHELRTPLTAILGYTELIETDLGEGETDQIGGDIARIKTSGEHLLGLISSVLDYSKIEAGKLVLDLTTFAIADLMDELATLARPLVEHQGNRLVVECPPAIGTMHADIIRTRQILLNLLSNAAKFTRQGQVTLRASRSVGVDGVSIVFEVIDTGIGMDTEQIGQLFQEFMQIDLSSEYHQGGTGLGLALSRQLCRLMGGDIVVVSQLHVGSTFTAIIPAHVAESADLAQTLRSST; via the coding sequence GTGCCGCTGATCGGCTCGTTCATAACCGTGGCCGGCCTGGTGCCGATCGCCGGGATGGAGTCGCTCGATCTCACGCCGATCACCTTTGCAATCGCTAACCCGATCCTTGCCTGGGGTGTCTTCCGCTACCGCCTGCTCAATCTTGCGCCGGTCGCGCGCCATCGCGTGGTCGAGCAGATGGCCGATGGTGTGATTGTGCTCGATCGCAACGGGCGGATCGCCGATATCAACCCGGCGGCCTGCACGACACTTAAGGTTGCGCCCGGTGTCTTGATCGGCCAGCCGACCGAGCAGGTGTTTGCCGATTGGGCCGAGCTGATCGTGCGCTATCGCGATGTCGAATCGGTGCGCGAGGAGCTTACGGTGGCGTACCAGGGCGTCAGCCACTACATCGATCTGCAGATCTCGCCGCTGACCGATCGGCGCAGCCGGGTAACCGGCCGGCTGATCGTGTGGCACGATATCACCGAGCGCAAGCGGGCCGAGCTCGAGCTGGTGCGCCAGACGCTTCAGCTCGAGCGCCAGACGCTCGCACTCCAGCAGGCGAAAGATGCGGCCGAGGCCGCCAGCCGCGCGAAGAGTGCGTTTCTATCGTCGATGAGCCACGAGCTGCGCACACCGCTTACGGCGATCCTCGGCTATACCGAGCTGATCGAGACCGATCTTGGCGAAGGTGAAACCGATCAGATCGGTGGCGATATCGCGCGGATCAAAACCTCGGGCGAACACTTGCTTGGCCTGATCAGCAGCGTGCTCGATTACTCGAAGATTGAGGCCGGCAAGCTGGTGCTCGACCTGACGACGTTCGCGATCGCCGATCTGATGGACGAGCTGGCCACCCTGGCCCGGCCGCTGGTCGAGCATCAGGGCAATCGGCTGGTGGTCGAGTGCCCGCCCGCGATCGGTACCATGCATGCCGACATAATTCGGACTCGCCAGATCCTACTCAACTTGCTCTCGAATGCGGCTAAGTTTACGCGCCAGGGCCAGGTGACCCTGCGCGCATCGCGCAGCGTGGGCGTTGACGGCGTGTCGATCGTGTTCGAGGTTATCGATACGGGGATCGGTATGGACACAGAGCAGATCGGGCAGCTCTTTCAGGAATTCATGCAGATCGATCTATCGTCGGAGTATCATCAAGGCGGCACCGGGCTGGGCCTGGCGCTTAGCCGCCAGCTGTGCCGCCTGATGGGCGGCGATATCGTGGTGGTGAGCCAGCTGCATGTGGGTTCGACTTTCACCGCGATCATTCCTGCGCATGTCGCAGAGTCGGCCGATCTGGCTCAGACGCTGCGGTCGAGCACATAG
- a CDS encoding alpha/beta hydrolase: MPSIHTSEGAIFYARRGAHGPALVCLHGAGGNHQHWGHQLGALAGIAQVYVPDLPGHGRSARPGRTTIAAYAAAVIALLEACGLTRVVLAGHSMGSAIALELALGYPERVSALALVGGGARLRVAPAFLSGIVHDTAATVRTIVSHSYAPTAPADMLARAEAGLLQCDPPVYQGDLIACDAFDVRTRLGALRCPATIICGDADQMVPLKYSLTLHEQIAGSTLVVVAGVGHMPTIERPAEVSAALRALVQRAAAQGEAPGQ, translated from the coding sequence ATGCCGAGTATTCACACCAGCGAGGGCGCAATCTTCTACGCGCGGCGCGGTGCGCACGGCCCGGCGCTGGTGTGCCTGCATGGCGCAGGCGGCAACCACCAGCATTGGGGGCACCAGCTGGGCGCACTCGCGGGCATAGCGCAGGTGTATGTGCCTGATCTGCCCGGCCACGGGCGATCGGCCCGGCCCGGCCGAACCACGATCGCGGCGTACGCTGCCGCAGTGATCGCGCTGCTCGAGGCGTGCGGGCTTACGCGCGTGGTGCTGGCGGGCCATTCGATGGGTAGCGCAATCGCGCTCGAGCTTGCACTCGGCTACCCCGAGCGGGTATCGGCGCTGGCACTGGTAGGCGGCGGTGCTCGCCTGCGGGTTGCGCCGGCGTTCCTCAGCGGCATCGTACACGACACCGCCGCAACCGTGCGCACAATCGTTAGCCACTCGTATGCGCCCACCGCGCCTGCCGACATGCTTGCGCGCGCCGAGGCGGGGTTGTTGCAGTGCGACCCGCCGGTGTATCAGGGTGATTTGATCGCGTGTGATGCCTTTGATGTGCGCACACGGCTTGGTGCGCTCCGCTGCCCAGCCACGATCATCTGCGGCGACGCCGATCAGATGGTGCCGCTCAAGTATAGCCTGACCCTGCACGAACAGATCGCCGGCTCGACGCTGGTGGTTGTTGCGGGCGTGGGGCATATGCCGACGATCGAGCGGCCGGCCGAGGTAAGCGCGGCATTGCGTGCGCTGGTGCAGCGCGCTGCAGCGCAGGGCGAAGCGCCGGGGCAGTGA
- a CDS encoding HIT domain-containing protein has product MEIKFTPWRMAYISGIDAAGDGCVLCDCGARTPDQANLVLYRAGHCYVLMNLYPYNTGHLMVVPFQHTADLPGLDPAVAAELFGVTQQSVAIIAEVLAPHGFNIGINLGRTAGAGIDEHLHMHIVPRWNGDANFMPIVGGTKLIPEALAQTYARLRPLFDRLAAAPG; this is encoded by the coding sequence ATGGAGATCAAGTTTACGCCCTGGCGTATGGCCTACATCAGTGGGATCGACGCAGCCGGGGATGGCTGTGTGCTGTGCGATTGTGGTGCGCGCACGCCCGACCAGGCTAACCTGGTGCTCTACCGCGCCGGGCACTGCTACGTGCTGATGAACCTCTACCCGTATAACACCGGCCACCTGATGGTGGTACCTTTTCAGCATACCGCCGACCTGCCCGGCCTCGATCCGGCCGTCGCCGCCGAGCTGTTTGGTGTCACACAGCAGAGCGTGGCGATCATAGCCGAGGTACTCGCGCCACACGGCTTCAATATCGGCATAAACCTCGGGCGCACTGCCGGCGCGGGTATCGACGAACACCTGCACATGCATATCGTGCCGCGCTGGAACGGCGACGCTAACTTCATGCCGATTGTCGGCGGCACCAAGCTCATCCCCGAGGCACTCGCCCAAACCTATGCCAGGCTGCGGCCGCTATTCGATCGCCTGGCAGCCGCGCCAGGCTAA